Below is a window of Schistocerca cancellata isolate TAMUIC-IGC-003103 chromosome 4, iqSchCanc2.1, whole genome shotgun sequence DNA.
TTTCTGTCTACTTTGCTTCAATTTATGTAGCAAAATTTTCTGTATGAATATGGTTCgcaaatttcttttcattattattcttaagagaaaGCATGAAGTTGTACAAGATGCCccaatttcatttctttcaacaaaatattgccgAGATATCACACCTCAAAGTCGTCAGACATTTATGCTCGCTCTACGAAAAGTGACACGTGGAGTCAAACAAGTGACCATATCTCGCCAATATTGCTGCAACTAATATTAAACTTTCCCAATGTTCATTGAGGACACGCGCGAATGTTCACATTCAAATGCATCGAAATGCGTGATGGTCGAGCAGGAAAATGTTCCGAAAttaagtgatttgaaatggaacgtcCCAGTAACATGATCCTAATAACTGACAATAGGTATTGTTAGGTATGTCACTCTATTCCGCACTTACCCTCAGCACAAAATTCGGTATATATTTGCTGACTCCTGTGCATCAGCAGGAAGTGGTGGAACCACTCAGTACTGTTTGACGGGTGCTGTCCCACACAGTCTTACATCAGTAGAATACTGGTGGCAAGCAAATTGTGTGTGGACCGTTCTGATTTGTACCTTCTATCTTCCtgaaagcaggaaaagaaataaaaacagagaAATCTTCATTACTGAGAAACCAAATCCCACACGCCTTACTAGTCTCCTTACATCAGTTACGTACGCATATAAATACGCAGCTACAGTAAGAGTGAAATATAGAAATTACTAACATCCGAATTTGCTCATGAAATTTCGACATTTCTGTGTGCAACGCTTtacaatttatttttgtttgcatgGATATCATCAGCAGCTGCTGTTAAAATCAGTTAGTATTGGTTCcccgtcttaagcttactgcagttaAGTAAAGAGAGCTCTACACAAGACACATTTTGATTGTAGTTACAAAGCATCTCTTGTGGTCGTCTGCGCTTTTTCCTCTTGTTCCATGTTCGTATATTCTGCAGATCAATGCCTTTTTCCTTCTTTGTTAGCGTAGGTTGAGGTCGAAAGAAACTTGTTTATATGCACACTCTTGGCAGCTTTTTGCCTTCTTACACTTTGTCTGAAGCTCCATTGGCGTTATTTGAACTTCACTTTTGAAAATAGAATTGCAGTTACATGTGTTTGCACTCAGCAGATTATACTGTAATGAAGAGGCCGGTCGACGTTGCTTGGATGAAATAGGGCGGACAAATTTTTAAATGATAACAGTGTGACGCATGGTGACGCACTGTAAATGAGCACTGCCGTTTGAGCCCGCGAAAGCCAATAATAGTCTTTAAAATGTTATGGTAAACTAGATAAGGGAAAACAACGTAATGTCTGGGAGGAAGGTAAAACAGTCATGTTTCCCACTCATCTGAGATTAGGTGCCAAATTGGTGCGCGACAAACGCCCGTTCTTTGAAAGTTGGTAGCTAGTCACTGCCGTGATGCTCGCAAGCGCTCTGCCCCATGGAACAGTGGCGATCACGctatccttttctttctttttttttactagctgcttatattttatgacccaccgtttaatttcttatggtgggtcgtatgttgccacttagctgctgtgactgggtccgggatccggagtgactgaaagtaacaccacactggcgcccgtccccactcacaccatTGCCTGTGTCCCACCACGTGGAGGCAGaatcacaattaagatccttccatccaggtcgtgcgccgcctcttaccagggggcgtaggtcccttgaagaggtgcctaactttaagctttagatccatttgatatcttttttttgtgcagcattagaaaaacttataactaatacaaaatcaagtaagatattagtaaacaaaacgaaattaaatatttagaaagtaggaaggaagagaattgaatagagaagggatagggacaatattgcccgtcacctggttgtgggtggcggcccgggtcttggaatgaccctcaagacgctggccgtcgctcaccgtGCCtgtaacatctaccatcctaaaaactaacgtaactagaagagattagggtacgttaaagctagaaactaagactaagacatCCATGTcgagcctgctaaactatttatgatatacaatagagaggtaactgattttgtgcttggttcaaagttgctaatgaaagggtacttttggtaaaagtaataaggtgatgacgctaacggtttgtgttgagcctacaaggctcctagtagagtacatctgGCGCAAGCACCTCCcagccccgccgacaacacgacccgaatggtggttttccccgatctaccataggtatccgtcgggttgggctcaaaggAGAGGAACCACAATTTAGATCCATCCATCCAGGCCATGCGCtgcctcttaccagggggcgtaggtcccttgaagaggtgcctaactttgaGTTTCAggtcagaagttattagtgtagtggaggttgaggtataggctgtgtaggttggttgtacaaacaattcacactgagccaatgagacttacaatgatacgtggtgtggcagttagcaccttccggtcCTGCCAGTAACACAGCCTGaatggtggttttccccgatctaccataggtatatgtcgggttgggctcaaaacagagggaccacaattaagatccttccatcctgACTGTGTGCTGCCTCTTAatggaaggcgtaggtcccttgaagaggtacctagctttaagcccttattagacatggagatgctgttaactatttacatataaggtgcaatctgtttttaggatagtatgtgacttgtgcacctcttgtcggttgttccccTCTGTTCTTTGAAGTttacttggttgacactatggatcatccgtgctggacgcttcaatatctgtgttggcgccatggtctgtatctgtttcttcttcatcactcgtggtgctaatcatatctgtgtcgcCCTAGGCATCGtgatgtctgtttggaccgacttgcctacGGTAGGGTCTGTtgtgcaagtattctatttgttggatcttcgagatttcgtccgttcgtttgttgagttcagtccacctttccgggtcgcgtattatggcatgtagttcgttctgtgtgttcaggcgatttttgtgtactgtgtgtcttatgttcgtgcgtggtctgcagaagaagacagtatgttcaggggaaccttctgccccgcatgtgcatctattagtgtACAGCAGACTCACgtggtacaggtgcgtgggataagagccatgtcctgtgatgaaatgtaccataccgcaccTGGGGtcgatatgttttagttttagtctttcccggatgtcagggaagaagttgtatacatggcggcccttatcgctgttggcccactcgctctgccaggtatccactcgccatgctcggcgtgttgtctcaatcaggacaccagtgatctgccgaacctggtctattctccccatcctaagccagtacattgctgcgcggtacttgatggtgatatctatggggaagattcccatgacgacacatagtgcgtcatttgatgtagtgttgaatgcccctgttagtcgaagtaaaaTACTTCTTTGGCCTcaacgtacaatggttctgttggttgagagatttaatctGTGGGCCCACATACTGGCAGCAAAGCacagtactgactcgaagagagcgcaatggtatgtaaGTGTTACTGACAGGGATTgcctgaattgttccgaatttagcctagccagtttgtgtagtatcttttctgctttgtttgtgcatattcgcatgtgttcgtggaagttcgaTCATTCATCagtgtatactcctagatagcgtgtgactgctagtctttttatgtttgtgtcaccgattttgactattgggttcctgcgcaggataccatttagcaatgtataagttgtttcgtttcctgctatctttaatttattatctgtgcaccattgtgttattgtcCTAGGTGTTAAATTGGCTCTTTCTCTAactgggcacggttgtttgctgaaactacgatGAGTAGTAGCTATACTGCCAGCCCAGCTTCATACACATACCTGAGCCATCTGTAGGACACAATGGCAACTATATGAACAAGTACCGCGAACACGTCGGGTGGCCATTCACAACGTTGGCGGAACCGTCACTTCCCTTAACTTCTTCCTCCTTCGTTAGAATGTGTCACAAGAGCCCCAACCGTTCCTGTCGTATTATCGCACGTCTTCAtgccgtcactgctgcccgccgcccTGTCCTcgccgccgctgccaccgcccAGAGCCTCCTGggattcgccgccgccgccgcctggtcgcagCCTCCTGGTGCTCGCCGCAGCCGCCGCCTGGTGCTCGCCCCCGCCGCCagcgccgcctggtcgccgccacccagtgctcgccgccgccgccacctggtcGCCGCCTCCTGGTGCTCGCCGatgccgccgccgcggccgccgcctggCCGCCGCCCCAGGTGCTCGCCGCTGCTGCGGCCTGGTCGCCGCCTCACGATCTCCCTACCGCTGCCGCCAACTGGAGCatcccggtgctcgccgccgccgtcgccgccgcctggtcgctgcCACctggccgtcgccgccgccgccgccgcctggtcgccccTCCCAGTCCTTGCTGCCGCTACCGCCATCCAGAGCCTACTGGTGTTCGCCGCCGCCGTCGGCGCCGCATGGTCGCCGCCTCCCGGTCTCGCCGCCATTGCTGCAGCCCGGAGTCTCTTGGTGCATGCCGCCAACGCCGCCGCCTGTCGCCGCCTCTCGGAccacgccaccgccgccgccgccgcctctcggTCTTCTCCGCTGCTCCGGCCGCCCTGAGACTCCTGGTgatcgccgccaccgccgccccctGTCGCCGCCTCCTGGTCTTCGCCGCCGCTGCCACCACCCGAAGCCCACCGGTGctcgctgcagccgccgccgcctggtTACCGCCTCCCAGTCCTCGCCTCCTGGTGCATGCCATCAACGCCACCGTCTGTCGCCGCCTCCGGGACCTCGCTGCCGCCGCCACCGctccgccgcctggtcgccgcctcccGGTCTTCTCCACTGCTCTGGCCGCCCTGAGACTcctggtgctcgccgccgccgcccccgcctggtcgccgcctcctGGTCTTCGCCACCGCTGCCACCACCTGAAGCCTACTGGCGCTCGCCGAAGCCACCGCCGCCTGGTTACCGCCTCCCGGTcctcgccgccgctgccgccgcataGTCACCGCCACCTGGTCctcgccgctgcagccgccgccaccTGGTCACCGCCACCCGGTCCTCGCCGCTGCCGCGGCCACCGGTTGGTCGCCGCTTCCCAGTcctcgccgccgccgacgccgcctgtACGCCACCTGCAGGtgctcgccgctgccgccgccgcgcctGGTCCGTTCCTCCTGGTCCTCACCACTGCTGCCACCGCCTGGAGTCTCCCAGTCCTCGCCAGCACCACCGctgccatctggttgctgcctCCCGGTACTCGCGGCCGCCGTCGCCGCCACGTGGTCGCTGCCACCCTGTACTCGCCACCTCTGCCGCCGCTGCCAGATCGCCGCCTCCTGGTCTTCGCCGCCGCTGTCGCCACCCAGAGAGTAACAGTGATTActgacgctgccgccgcctggtcgccgcttcccGGACCTCGCAGCCATGCCACCACCCGGAGTCTACTGGGGCTTGCTGCCACCGTCGCCGCCACCTGTCGTTTCCTCCCTGTCCTCGCCACTGCCGCTGCCTGGTCGCGCCTTCCGGTCCTCGCTGTCGCTGCCTCTGCCCGGAGATTCCCGGTGCTCTCCGCAGCCGTCgctgccgcctggtcgccgcttcccGGTTCTTGCTGCCGCCACCATCGCCGCCTGGTCGCTGCCTCCCGGTCTTCGCCGCTGCAGAGTCCGTCTGGAAACTCCGGTTAtcgccaccaccaccgccgcctggtcgccgcctcccggtcctcgccgccgctgccgccacccagAGCCAACAGGTGCTATccaccgccgtcgccgccgccaggTCGCTGTCTCTGAGTGGTcgcgaccgccgccgccgccgccgccaccgccgccgctggtCGCCGCCTCCCAGTCCACGCTTCCACTGCCACTGCCCGGAGCCTCCCGCTGCTCACCACCGCCAacaccgccgcctggtcgccgaaTCCTAgtccgcgccgccaccgccgccgccgcctggttacCGCCTACCGGTCCTCACGGCCGCCGCCGCTGCGTGGTCGCCGCCTTCCGGTactcgccgctgccgctgctgccgcctgGTCGCGACCTCCCAGTCattgacgccgccgccgccgcccggtcGCCGCCTCcttgtgctcgccgccgccgccgcccgcctgGTCGCGGATCCCTGTGGTGGCCACTGGGCCTGGTCGCCATCCCCTGGTcttcgccgccgctgccgccgccatcCGGAGCCTTTCGGTGCTTGCCAGCCGCCGcaaccgcctggtcgccgcctcccGGTCGACGCTTCCACTGCCGCCGCCCGGACCCTACCGgtggtcaccgccgccgccgccacttggCTGCCGCCTCtcggtcctcgccgccgccgtcGCTGAAGCCTGGTCACCGCCTCACGATATTCGCCACAGCTGCCGCCACCCGCAGCCTACCGGTGCTCACCACTGCCATCGCTGCCGCCTGGACGCCACCTCCCAGTcctcgacgccgccgccgccgcccggtcGCCGCCTCCTTGTGCTCGCCGCCTTCGCCGACGCTGCCTGGTCACAGATCCCAGAGGTGGCCGCCACGGCCTGGTCACCCCCTCCCTGGCCTTTCCGCCGCTGCCACCCTCGGAGCCTCGCGGTCCTCGGCGCCGCTGCCACCGCCTGGTCGACGCCTCCTGGTTCCCACCGCCGACGCGGCTGCCGCTAAAGCCTGGACATCGCCTCCTGGTGCTCGCCGCTGTCGCCGCCACCCGGTGcccttcgccgccgccgccgcagcctggTCGCCGCCTCTaagtcctcgccgccgccgccgccgccgtctggttgCCGCCTCCGGCCTTCGCCGCGGCCGTCGCCACCTTCTGGTCACTTCCTCCCGATCTTGCCGCCGCTGCCACTGCCCGGAGCCCCCCGGTGCTCACCGCCTCCaacgccgccgcctggtcgccgacTCACCGTCCTCGCCGGCACCGCTGCTGCCGCCTGGTTGCCGCCACCAGGTCCTCGCGGCCGCCGTCGCCACCACGTGGAAACCGCTTTCCGGTACTCGCCGCCTCTGCAGCCGCTGCCTGGTCGCCGCCTCCTGGTCTTTGCTGCCGCTGCTGCCACCCGGAGCCTACCAGtgctcgccgccgccaccgccgcctcgtCGCCGCTTCCCGGTCCTCGCTGCCGCTCCCGCCGCCTGGAGCCTACCCGTGCTAAACGCCGCCATCGCCGACGCCTGGCCGCCGACTCCCAGTCCTCGCTGCCGCCATCGCCTGGTCGCCGCCTACTCGTGTTTGCCTCTGCAGCTGCCTCCCAGAGCctcccggtgctcgccgccgctgccgccgcctggtcgccgcctcccACCcctcgccgctgccgccgccgcagccggGTCGCCGCCTCCTGGtgctcgccaccgccgccgccacctgttcaCCGCCTCACGGTCTCCGCCACCGCTGCCGCAGCCAGGAGCCTCCCGGTGCtcgctgccactgccactgccgctgccgccgcctgtcGTCGCCTCCCGGTCCTCGCTGCCGCTGGCGCCGCCCGGACCGTACCGGTGGACACCGCCGCAGTCGCCGCAATCTGGTCGCCGCCTCATggaccgcgccgccgccgcctggtcgccgcctcccGGTCTTCGCCGCCACTGCCGCTGCCCACAGCCTCCTGGTGCtcaccgccgcggccgccgcctttTCCCCGCCTCCAGGTCTTCACTGCCAATGCTGCCGCTGCTGACGCCTGGTGCCTACCAGTGCTCGCCGGCACTGTcgtcgccgcctggtcgccgccaccCAGTCCTCGCCGCCGCAaacgccgccgcctggtcgccgcctcccGGGCTTCGCCGCTGCTGCTGCCATCCAGATCTTGCTGGTGCTCGCCGCCCACTGGTCATCGCCTCCCAGtcttcgccgccgccgccaccttgtCGCCACCTCATGGTTCTCGCCGCCGCCACCCGATCGCCGCCTCGCAGTGCTCATCGCTGCCACCGCTGCCACGGCCTGGTCGCCACCTCCCTGGCCTCGACGCCGCTACTGCCACGCTGAGCCTCCCTGTGCTCGCTGCCGCCTCCTGGTCGCCGCCACCCGGTCCtcgccactgccaccaccaccgccgccgcctccactGCCGCCGCTTGGTCGCCGCCTCCCAGTCCtcgctgccaccgccgccgcctggtcgctgcATCTTCGTCGTCGAAGCCGCTGTCGCCACTTGGAGCCTCCCAGACAgcgccgccgccacagccgccgccTGGTGGCCGCCTCCTGTtcctcaccgccgccgccgccacccggaGCCTTTCGGtgctcaccgccgccgccgccgcctggtcgccgcctcccGGTCCACGATGCCGCTGCCTCCACCCGGACCCTACCGTTGtttgccgcggccgccgccgcctggCTGCCGCCTCTTGGTCCTCATcgcagccgccgccaccgccgccgcctccgcctggtCGCTGCAGCCTAATCGTCGCCACCCCCACCGCCGACGCCTGGTCGTCACCTCCCGGTCTccgccaccgctgccgccgcctggAGCCTCCCGgttctcgccgccgccgccgctgccgccacctaaACGCCGCCTCCCGGTTCTCGATGCTGCTGCCGCCGCCCGGACCctaccggtgctcgccgccgccgtcgccgccgccgtcgccgccgcctggTAGCCGCCTCTCTTGCCTCGCCGCCGCTGCCACCACTTGGGGCCTCCCGGTGCtcgctgccgctgctgccgccaTGTCGCCGCCACCCGGTcctcgccgctgccgccgccgcggcCTGGTCGCCACCTCCTGGTCCttggcgccgctgctgccgcccggAGCCTCCCGGTGCTCGCCACTGCCATCGCCGCAATCTTGTCGCCGCCTACCGGGGCTCGCTGCCGCCGCCGACTGGTCGCCACCTCCTGGTGCTCCCCGCCGCttcacgtcgagcgtgccgcgacagtcctcacttggggaagtgatgcgtctctcatagcctctccttcccaagtggctctttccgccttcccgtggtgccagacgtcaagcttggcattctgccttgcgtcaaaagggagagctgcgacccaacccgatgcgaaagcgaagggtgcgtggcacagggggagctgtgtcgagggaccgaacaccagtccctttctgttcgcagggcacagaccagcaggtgctctgcatgccggcgacctcgtttgtcggcgtgggatcacggcgcgagtcggcaagggtgcttcgccacgcccctgggtaaccggggcgtgttctgccaaacccaggtggtggtgacatcgcctgggccaggttagatgggcccagaccgccgaacgactgggggaccgacccaccacctgagtaggagtgggtccttggccttcaggtggaaactcgggcaagtaggcggcgaagggcgagaggtgcatccgcctctccggagtgcggggtgcagttgccgaggagcgtcgtgtgaaatcgtcggcgacgaggccatcgatggggaccagtgcgctggcgacggcgtgctgaacccggcagctctggagtgcccttgacctaggggcgaggtcggtgggcgagctgcagaagtccccccccatgccagaggagccggtccggggcaagagacgggctgcCACTTCTTTTTATCACTCGTCAATCATGGCTGCTAACGATACGAGTGATATGTGTGCGCCTCAACGAGCTTCCattgcgcctgatccctctccccaggacgagcagggacagGCAACGAATGAAACAGTTATGGAGAGGTATACTCGGATAGCGTCGCTCATGGAGCAACAAATTAAAAACGGCAAGATAAGCCAGGCTGGTCTTGCCATTATTAAGAATGAGTTGGCAGCATGGGCTATTGCCCACGCCAAACTAGAAGGAAGGGCTGAAGAACTGGAAAAAGAGAATGACAGGTTAAGGAAACAACCAGCTAAGACGTGGGCAGCTGTGGCCGCGCAAGCGCCCACAAAGCGCCCACAAAACTCAACAAAAGACACAATTGACAGAATCACAAAGAGAACTGACACGGCAGTCTTCCTCAGGACACTACCTGGGCAGGACACCAGTGTCAAAAAGATCCAAGAATTATTA
It encodes the following:
- the LOC126184496 gene encoding basic proline-rich protein-like, encoding MPPPGVYWGLLPPSPPPVVSSLSSPLPLPGRAFRSSLSLPLPGDSRCSPQPSLPPGRRFPVLAAATIAAWSLPPGLRRCRVRLETPVIATTTAAWSPPPGPRRRCRHPEPTGAIHRRRRRQVAVSEWSRPPPPPPPPPPLVAASQSTLPLPLPGASRCSPPPTPPPGRRILVRAATAAAAWLPPTGPHGRRRCVVAAFRYSPLPLLPPGRDLPVIDAAAAARSPPPCARRRRRPPGRGSLWWPLGLVAIPWSSPPLPPPSGAFRCLPAAATAWSPPPGRRFHCRRPDPTGGHRRRRHLAAASRSSPPPSLKPGHRLTIFATAAATRSLPVLTTAIAAAWTPPPSPRRRRRRPVAASLCSPPSPTLPGHRSQRWPPRPGHPLPGLSAAATLGASRSSAPLPPPGRRLLVPTADAAAAKAWTSPPGARRCRRHPVPFAAAAAAWSPPLSPRRRRRRRLVAASGLRRGRRHLLVTSSRSCRRCHCPEPPGAHRLQRRRLVADSPSSPAPLLPPGCRHQVLAAAVATTWKPLSGTRRLCSRCLVAASWSLLPLLPPGAYQCSPPPPPPRRRFPVLAAAPAAWSLPVLNAAIADAWPPTPSPRCRHRLVAAYSCLPLQLPPRASRCSPPLPPPGRRLPPLAAAAAAAGSPPPGARHRRRHLFTASRSPPPLPQPGASRCSLPLPLPLPPPVVASRSSLPLAPPGPYRWTPPQSPQSVLAGTVVAAWSPPPSPRRRKRRRLVAASRASPLLLPSRSCWCSPPTGHRLPVFAAAATLSPPHGSRRRHPIAASQCSSLPPLPRPGRHLPGLDAATATLSLPVLAAASWSPPPGPRHCHHHRRRLHCRDGFVGAGRWARLPFPCGGGIERRRDPCYRGR